Proteins encoded within one genomic window of Desulforegulaceae bacterium:
- a CDS encoding FAD-dependent oxidoreductase: protein MEKKYCTYICTGCGIGEALNIEKLEEAAKEKGYDSKVHPCLCSEEGVELLKKDVADGVNALSIAACSRRVNFDIFRFDGCVVDRVSLREGVVWSHSREDFPAPTEEQLDDETFVDNIQHLADDYIRMGIARLEKITVPEPYKLENFNRNILVIGGGVTGLTAAVEAADAGYNVTVVEKTEALGGYSAKMRKQIPMGDYSQGLVDPIVGKLIEKAEASSNITIKTNTLVARIAGQPGEFVVTFKKPGEKTEFDVPMAVPEERRYDEKGNPLDVDQVREIYEEINVGRADVLTFDPNGEPFAGVVVAAGWRPAEVDPEKYAHLGVGNKDVITNHEFEQLAAKGKVVRPSDGKPAKNVVFIQSPGMDEGDSDFEYTGSVTSMVALKQAKYVRDDYSDGKAYVIYQHMKTPGLMEDFYKEIQQDRGIFLTKGEVTEVVENGDVLAVSAEGTLLGNDVTIKADLVVLATGMVPATKDDPVVNLAYRQGPGFRDIDIFDGYADSNFICFPYETQRTGVYTAGAVRRSMTIEESTEDARGAALKAIQAIESANRGTSVHPRSGDMTFPDFFFQRCTQCKRCTEECPFGALDDDEKGTPKPNPTRCRRCGTCMGACPERIIGFADYNIDSIGSMIKSVWVPSDWDYDPVPLRILGLVCENDALPALDMAALHRKNINPNVRIVPVRCLGSINVIWIKDALSQGMDGVFMLGCKHGDDYQCHFVKGSELMDIRTSKMGETLESLALENERIAQFEVAIDDYDKVSDIINGFVEKVESLGPNPFKGF, encoded by the coding sequence ATGGAAAAAAAGTATTGCACATATATTTGTACAGGGTGCGGAATTGGCGAAGCCCTGAACATTGAAAAATTGGAGGAGGCTGCAAAGGAAAAAGGCTATGATAGTAAGGTTCATCCTTGTCTTTGCAGTGAGGAAGGCGTTGAGTTACTTAAAAAAGATGTTGCAGATGGAGTTAATGCTCTTTCAATAGCAGCATGTTCACGAAGAGTTAACTTTGACATTTTCCGTTTTGATGGATGTGTTGTTGATAGAGTAAGTTTAAGAGAAGGTGTTGTCTGGTCTCATTCAAGGGAAGATTTTCCGGCACCCACAGAAGAGCAGCTTGATGATGAAACCTTTGTTGATAATATTCAGCATCTGGCAGATGACTATATAAGAATGGGAATTGCAAGGCTTGAAAAAATTACAGTTCCTGAGCCTTATAAACTTGAAAATTTCAACCGCAATATTCTTGTAATAGGCGGGGGTGTTACAGGTCTTACAGCAGCAGTTGAAGCTGCAGATGCAGGATACAATGTTACCGTTGTTGAAAAGACTGAAGCACTTGGCGGCTATTCTGCAAAAATGAGAAAACAAATCCCAATGGGTGACTACTCACAGGGACTTGTTGACCCCATTGTTGGCAAGCTTATTGAAAAAGCTGAAGCCAGTTCAAATATAACAATTAAAACAAATACTTTAGTTGCACGTATTGCTGGTCAACCAGGTGAGTTTGTTGTTACTTTTAAGAAGCCTGGTGAAAAAACTGAGTTTGACGTTCCAATGGCGGTTCCTGAAGAGCGGCGTTATGATGAAAAAGGGAATCCTCTTGACGTTGATCAAGTAAGAGAGATTTATGAAGAAATAAATGTAGGCCGTGCAGACGTTCTTACATTTGACCCTAATGGCGAACCATTTGCAGGTGTTGTTGTTGCTGCTGGATGGAGACCTGCTGAAGTTGATCCGGAAAAATATGCCCATCTTGGAGTTGGAAACAAAGATGTAATTACAAACCATGAGTTTGAGCAGCTTGCAGCTAAAGGAAAAGTAGTAAGACCATCAGACGGCAAGCCGGCCAAAAATGTAGTATTTATTCAAAGCCCTGGAATGGATGAGGGTGACTCTGATTTTGAATATACAGGTTCTGTGACAAGCATGGTTGCATTGAAACAGGCTAAATATGTTAGAGACGATTATTCAGACGGAAAAGCATATGTTATTTATCAGCATATGAAAACCCCGGGTCTTATGGAGGATTTCTATAAAGAAATTCAGCAGGACAGAGGAATTTTTCTTACAAAAGGTGAAGTTACTGAAGTAGTTGAAAATGGCGATGTCCTTGCAGTTTCAGCTGAGGGTACTCTTCTTGGAAATGATGTAACAATCAAAGCTGATCTTGTTGTTCTTGCAACAGGAATGGTTCCTGCCACTAAAGATGATCCTGTTGTAAACCTGGCATACAGACAAGGTCCTGGATTTAGAGATATAGATATTTTTGACGGATATGCAGATTCAAACTTTATTTGTTTTCCATACGAAACTCAAAGAACAGGGGTTTATACAGCTGGTGCAGTAAGAAGAAGTATGACAATTGAAGAGTCAACTGAAGATGCACGTGGTGCAGCTCTTAAGGCAATTCAGGCAATTGAATCAGCCAACAGAGGTACATCAGTTCATCCAAGATCAGGTGATATGACTTTCCCTGATTTTTTCTTCCAGCGTTGTACTCAGTGCAAACGTTGTACAGAAGAATGTCCTTTTGGAGCACTTGATGATGATGAAAAAGGTACACCAAAGCCAAATCCGACACGTTGCCGTAGATGCGGTACTTGTATGGGTGCTTGTCCTGAAAGAATTATCGGATTTGCAGATTATAATATTGACAGTATAGGCTCTATGATTAAGTCTGTCTGGGTTCCTTCAGACTGGGACTATGATCCAGTTCCACTTAGAATTCTTGGTTTAGTATGTGAAAATGATGCACTTCCAGCCCTTGACATGGCGGCTCTTCACAGAAAAAACATAAATCCCAATGTACGTATTGTTCCGGTTAGGTGCCTTGGTTCAATTAACGTTATATGGATTAAAGATGCCCTGTCTCAGGGTATGGACGGTGTGTTCATGCTTGGATGTAAGCATGGAGACGATTATCAGTGTCACTTTGTTAAAGGAAGTGAGCTAATGGATATCCGTACATCAAAAATGGGTGAAACTCTAGAAAGTCTTGCCCTTGAAAATGAAAGAATTGCACAGTTTGAAGTGGCTATAGACGATTATGACAAGGTTTCCGATATAATAAACGGATTTGTTGAAAAAGTTGAATCTCTTGGTCCCAACCCATTCAAGGGCTTCTAA
- the qmoC gene encoding quinone-interacting membrane-bound oxidoreductase complex subunit QmoC, with translation MSEKYMVEPDLEFIDDVMGLGGESLKKCFQCATCSVACPIAPENKPFPRKEMIAASWGLKDKLVGNGDIWLCHNCGDCSTLCPRGAKPGDVLSALRSYAITEYAKPKVLGKMVNDPKKFWTLTAVPAVIFAVFAIFTIFGGEFMAGIFGGKLWYHTPDGNPYPGVAASNFVSSWFVDVVFIPLAIFVVTVFALGLKDFIADMHKNAILEGKTAKEKINLKEFLLTFKVSIPKILKHRQFTECGENRERSTAHMMVLFSFIGLFITTATVFVGVYLLGYGTPYSQLNPIKWLGNVSGVALLIGGALMVKQRLDKKEDQVSSYKDWYLLGLILTVGGTGMLTQMSRLAGSGFFCYTFYYVHLISIFHLFAYLPYSKLAHLVYRTVAMNYSEYAERK, from the coding sequence ATGTCTGAAAAATATATGGTGGAGCCTGATCTGGAATTCATAGATGATGTGATGGGGCTTGGCGGTGAAAGCTTAAAAAAATGCTTTCAGTGTGCAACATGTTCGGTGGCATGTCCTATAGCACCAGAAAATAAACCTTTCCCAAGGAAAGAAATGATAGCTGCGTCCTGGGGATTAAAAGACAAACTTGTTGGAAACGGTGATATTTGGCTTTGCCACAATTGTGGCGACTGCTCCACTCTTTGCCCAAGGGGTGCAAAACCAGGTGATGTTCTTTCAGCTCTTCGCTCATACGCAATTACAGAATATGCAAAGCCAAAAGTACTTGGAAAAATGGTAAATGATCCGAAAAAATTCTGGACACTAACCGCAGTTCCAGCAGTAATTTTTGCTGTATTTGCTATATTTACAATATTTGGCGGAGAGTTTATGGCCGGTATTTTCGGCGGTAAGCTCTGGTATCATACACCAGACGGTAATCCTTATCCTGGAGTAGCAGCTTCAAATTTTGTTTCAAGCTGGTTTGTTGACGTTGTTTTTATACCTCTTGCAATTTTTGTAGTCACAGTTTTTGCACTGGGTCTTAAAGATTTTATTGCTGATATGCATAAAAATGCAATTCTTGAAGGTAAAACAGCTAAAGAAAAAATTAATCTAAAAGAATTTCTTTTGACTTTTAAGGTCTCTATCCCTAAAATTTTAAAACATAGACAATTTACTGAGTGCGGTGAGAATAGAGAGCGTTCAACAGCTCATATGATGGTTCTTTTTTCATTCATAGGTCTTTTTATTACAACCGCAACAGTATTTGTGGGAGTTTATTTGCTTGGCTACGGCACTCCCTACAGCCAGCTTAATCCGATTAAATGGCTTGGTAACGTTTCAGGTGTTGCTCTTTTAATCGGTGGTGCTCTAATGGTTAAACAAAGACTTGATAAAAAAGAAGACCAGGTATCTTCATATAAAGACTGGTATCTTCTTGGTCTTATTCTTACAGTGGGCGGTACAGGTATGCTTACTCAAATGTCAAGATTAGCAGGTTCAGGTTTTTTCTGCTATACTTTTTACTATGTGCATTTGATTTCAATCTTTCATCTTTTTGCATATCTTCCATACTCAAAATTGGCACATCTTGTTTACAGAACAGTTGCCATGAATTATTCAGAGTATGCTGAAAGAAAATAG
- a CDS encoding SUMF1/EgtB/PvdO family nonheme iron enzyme, translated as MKNNKFNKKSILYILIILIFIVYSRVFFVVFSDKEVSGNTCLKKQTKLNKVFVEKTTGLKFVRMDSGEFYMGSPESEDGRKSDEGPLTRVCINEFMISESETRVKDFSLFVSQTNYITTAEKEGFSYIYSPLTGRWEKKTGVSWKKPGFEQTEDHPVVHLSFFDAMEFANWLDQKYKQIKIGLPSEHQWEYAAKKGYIELKNKEEICLYSNSADLSAKGNFPGWKISSCEDGFVFTAPVKSFNPDTNGLYDMAGNVWEWCDSEYKPYISSQNLSVYGKKKSVVIKGGSFYSKPEFLRFSAREHLNSGKKRAYDLGFRLVITGND; from the coding sequence ATGAAAAATAATAAGTTTAATAAAAAATCCATCTTGTATATACTGATAATTCTTATTTTTATAGTATATTCCAGGGTGTTTTTTGTTGTTTTTTCAGATAAAGAAGTTTCTGGAAATACTTGCTTGAAAAAACAAACAAAGCTAAATAAAGTTTTTGTAGAAAAGACCACAGGGCTAAAGTTTGTCAGAATGGACAGTGGTGAGTTTTACATGGGAAGCCCTGAGAGCGAAGATGGAAGAAAATCAGATGAAGGTCCTTTAACAAGAGTTTGCATTAATGAGTTCATGATTTCAGAAAGTGAGACAAGGGTTAAGGATTTTTCATTGTTTGTCTCTCAAACAAATTATATAACCACAGCAGAAAAAGAAGGCTTTTCCTATATTTATTCTCCTTTAACGGGTAGATGGGAAAAAAAAACAGGGGTTTCATGGAAGAAGCCGGGCTTTGAACAAACTGAAGATCATCCGGTGGTTCATCTTTCTTTTTTTGATGCAATGGAGTTTGCTAACTGGCTGGATCAAAAATATAAGCAAATAAAAATAGGGCTTCCAAGTGAACATCAATGGGAATATGCTGCAAAAAAAGGCTATATTGAATTAAAAAACAAAGAAGAAATCTGTTTGTATTCAAATTCAGCTGATTTAAGTGCAAAGGGAAATTTTCCAGGGTGGAAGATTTCAAGCTGTGAAGACGGTTTTGTGTTTACTGCTCCTGTTAAGAGTTTTAATCCAGATACCAATGGACTCTACGATATGGCAGGTAATGTTTGGGAGTGGTGTGATTCAGAATATAAGCCTTATATCAGTAGCCAGAACTTAAGTGTTTATGGGAAAAAAAAGAGTGTTGTGATAAAAGGTGGAAGTTTTTACAGTAAACCGGAGTTTTTGAGGTTTTCTGCAAGGGAGCATTTAAACTCAGGGAAAAAAAGAGCTTATGATCTTGGGTTTAGATTAGTGATAACAGGCAATGATTGA
- the rplU gene encoding 50S ribosomal protein L21 — protein MYAVVATGGKQYRVEEGEVLKVEKLPGEVGSEVVLDDVLLYSDGENVSIGQPKLEGASVKAEIVEQGRLKKVIVFKFKRRKRYRRKQGHKQHFTAIKIKQIEA, from the coding sequence ATGTATGCAGTCGTGGCAACCGGTGGTAAACAATACAGAGTTGAAGAGGGCGAAGTCCTCAAGGTAGAAAAACTTCCCGGAGAAGTGGGTTCGGAAGTTGTTTTAGATGATGTACTTCTTTATTCTGATGGAGAAAATGTCAGTATAGGTCAGCCAAAGCTTGAAGGTGCTTCTGTGAAAGCAGAAATTGTAGAGCAGGGCAGACTTAAAAAAGTGATTGTTTTCAAGTTCAAGAGAAGAAAACGTTATAGAAGAAAACAGGGGCATAAGCAGCATTTTACTGCGATTAAGATTAAGCAGATTGAAGCATAA
- the rpmA gene encoding 50S ribosomal protein L27 has product MAHKKAGGSTRNGRDSAGQRRGVKIFSGQRVLAGNVLVKQLGTKIYPGENVGMGRDFTLFATSDGVVKYERMGKTRKKVSVVAA; this is encoded by the coding sequence ATGGCTCATAAAAAAGCAGGCGGGAGTACCAGGAACGGCCGTGACAGTGCTGGTCAACGCCGAGGTGTAAAAATATTCAGCGGACAAAGAGTTCTTGCAGGCAATGTGCTTGTAAAACAATTGGGTACTAAAATTTATCCTGGAGAAAATGTCGGGATGGGACGTGATTTTACCTTATTTGCAACATCTGACGGTGTTGTAAAGTATGAAAGAATGGGTAAAACTCGTAAAAAAGTAAGTGTTGTTGCCGCGTGA